From the Streptomyces sp. Tu 2975 genome, one window contains:
- the orn gene encoding oligoribonuclease, translating to MNDRMVWIDCEMTGLSLTDDALIEVAALVTDSELNVLGEGVDIVIRPPDAALETMPEVVRRMHTASGLLDVLADGKTLADAEEQVLSYIREHVKEPGKAPLCGNSVGTDRGFLLRDMPTLEAFLHYRIVDVSSIKELARRWYPRAYFNSPEKSGNHRALADIRESIAELRYYREAVFVPQPGPDSETAKTIAAKHVLPAQ from the coding sequence ATGAACGATCGCATGGTGTGGATCGACTGCGAGATGACCGGGCTCTCGCTGACGGACGACGCACTCATCGAGGTGGCCGCACTGGTCACCGACTCGGAACTGAACGTACTCGGCGAAGGGGTGGACATCGTGATCCGCCCGCCGGACGCGGCGCTCGAGACGATGCCGGAAGTGGTGCGCCGGATGCACACCGCCTCGGGTCTCCTCGACGTCCTGGCGGACGGAAAGACCCTCGCGGACGCGGAGGAGCAGGTCCTCTCCTACATCCGCGAGCACGTCAAGGAGCCCGGCAAGGCCCCGCTGTGCGGCAACTCGGTCGGCACCGACCGCGGATTCCTGCTGCGCGACATGCCGACGCTGGAGGCCTTCCTCCACTACCGGATCGTCGACGTCTCCTCGATCAAGGAGCTGGCCCGCCGCTGGTACCCGCGGGCGTACTTCAACAGCCCGGAGAAGAGCGGCAACCACCGGGCACTGGCCGACATCCGCGAGTCCATCGCCGAGCTCCGCTACTACCGCGAGGCGGTCTTCGTCCCGCAGCCCGGCCCGGACTCGGAGACGGCGAAGACCATCGCGGCCAAACACGTGCTGCCCGCGCAATAA
- a CDS encoding helix-turn-helix domain-containing protein, whose translation MSQDSAAPETARKLSGRRRREVVAVLLFSGGPIFESSIPLSVFGIDRQDAGVPRYRLLVCGGEDGPLRTTGGLELTTPYGLEAISRAGTVVVPAWRSITSPPPPEALDALRRAHEEGARIVGLCTGAFVLAAAGLLDGRPATTHWMYAPTLAKRYPSVHVDPRELFVDDGDVLTSAGTAAGIDLCLHIVRTDHGTEAAGALARRLVVPPRRTGGQERYLDRSLPEEIGSDPLAEVVSWALEHLHEQFDVETLAARAYMSRRTFDRRFRSLTGSAPLQWLITQRVLQAQRLLETSDYSVDEVAGRCGFRSPVALRGHFRRQLGSSPAAYRAAYRARRPQSDPDRTSILESVVPAQAGPGARRPQAGPGGPSAMASAAELGKPVPEAYAAGHGRPSLPGQRSVP comes from the coding sequence ATGAGTCAGGACTCCGCCGCGCCGGAGACGGCACGGAAGCTGTCCGGGCGCCGGCGCCGGGAAGTCGTCGCCGTGCTGCTGTTCAGCGGCGGCCCTATATTCGAAAGTTCCATCCCGCTCTCGGTGTTCGGAATTGACCGTCAGGACGCCGGAGTTCCCCGCTACCGCCTGCTCGTGTGCGGTGGCGAGGACGGACCGCTGAGGACCACAGGCGGCCTGGAACTGACCACGCCGTACGGCCTCGAGGCGATCAGCAGAGCGGGCACCGTCGTGGTGCCGGCCTGGCGCTCGATCACCTCGCCGCCACCGCCCGAGGCGCTCGACGCGCTGCGCCGGGCACACGAGGAGGGCGCTCGCATCGTCGGCCTGTGCACCGGGGCGTTCGTCCTGGCCGCGGCCGGCCTGCTCGACGGGCGTCCCGCCACCACCCATTGGATGTACGCGCCGACCCTGGCGAAGCGCTACCCGTCCGTGCACGTGGATCCGCGTGAGCTGTTCGTCGACGACGGCGATGTGCTCACGTCCGCGGGAACGGCGGCCGGAATCGACCTCTGCCTCCACATCGTGCGCACCGACCATGGCACGGAGGCGGCCGGAGCGCTCGCCCGCAGGCTCGTCGTCCCACCCCGTCGCACCGGCGGTCAGGAGCGCTATCTCGACAGGTCTTTACCAGAGGAAATCGGCTCGGACCCGCTGGCCGAGGTCGTGTCCTGGGCGCTGGAGCATCTCCACGAGCAGTTCGACGTGGAGACGTTGGCCGCGCGTGCCTACATGAGCAGGCGCACGTTCGACCGCCGGTTCCGCTCGCTGACGGGGTCCGCCCCGCTCCAGTGGCTGATCACCCAGCGGGTGCTGCAGGCCCAGCGGCTGCTCGAGACCTCCGACTACTCGGTCGACGAGGTGGCCGGCCGCTGCGGCTTCCGGTCCCCGGTGGCGCTGCGCGGCCACTTCCGGCGGCAGCTGGGGTCCTCCCCGGCGGCCTACCGGGCCGCGTACCGGGCCCGTCGTCCGCAGAGCGACCCTGACCGGACGTCGATCCTGGAGTCCGTCGTCCCGGCACAGGCGGGACCGGGCGCCAGACGCCCCCAGGCGGGACCCGGTGGGCCCTCCGCCATGGCGTCCGCCGCCGAGCTGGGCAAACCGGTGCCCGAGGCGTACGCGGCGGGTCACGGCCGGCCGAGCCTGCCGGGCCAGCGGAGCGTGCCGTAG
- a CDS encoding DUF3626 domain-containing protein: MSSDALKTARGRALRHVAELSSGRPLDPALRVTLNFHPDRTAQGRPILEALSESGVYLSQFVTGTSNGGLTAFPGGDRWEWESRIFGGAYDEAAARERPVYGALNFRRKPVGAAPRFGSAHFRLAAHTPARTTFCYPDSCLEPSDVGVADRMGLIELALADRKDALDDYIEAHVHGPVRLDRDVEALVLDPCYRGTGVEEAARRLPCSLEWHPGFRLTVGELRRYPDYRGQEYVDLGARIAVGGRLDPRIVGDAVRTGRHDPQAVKKVWHCLARFGALPRAAGGAAPSSPNEEVVLDGLR; encoded by the coding sequence ATGAGCTCGGACGCCCTGAAGACAGCGCGGGGGCGAGCGCTCCGGCATGTGGCGGAGCTCTCGTCCGGCCGGCCCCTGGACCCGGCGCTGCGGGTGACGCTGAACTTCCACCCGGACCGTACGGCGCAGGGCAGGCCCATCCTGGAAGCGCTGTCGGAGTCCGGCGTCTACCTCTCCCAGTTCGTCACCGGGACGAGCAACGGGGGTCTGACCGCCTTTCCCGGCGGTGACCGGTGGGAGTGGGAGAGCCGGATCTTCGGTGGTGCGTACGACGAGGCGGCTGCTCGGGAGCGGCCCGTCTACGGGGCGCTGAACTTCCGCCGTAAGCCGGTCGGCGCGGCGCCGCGGTTCGGCTCCGCCCACTTCCGCCTTGCCGCGCACACACCGGCGCGGACCACGTTCTGCTACCCGGACAGTTGTCTCGAACCGTCGGACGTCGGCGTCGCGGACCGCATGGGACTCATCGAGCTCGCCCTCGCCGACCGTAAGGACGCTCTGGACGACTACATCGAGGCGCACGTGCACGGGCCGGTCCGGCTGGACCGCGATGTGGAGGCGCTGGTCCTCGACCCCTGCTACCGGGGGACAGGCGTCGAGGAGGCCGCCCGGCGTCTTCCGTGCTCGCTGGAGTGGCATCCCGGCTTCCGTCTCACTGTCGGGGAACTCCGCCGTTACCCGGACTACCGTGGCCAGGAGTACGTCGACCTGGGCGCCCGGATCGCGGTGGGCGGCCGGCTCGATCCGCGCATCGTCGGAGACGCCGTTCGCACCGGCCGTCACGACCCGCAGGCGGTCAAGAAGGTCTGGCACTGCCTCGCCCGCTTCGGGGCGCTCCCGCGGGCTGCCGGTGGAGCCGCGCCGTCGTCGCCGAACGAGGAAGTCGTGTTGGACGGCCTGCGCTGA